One genomic segment of [Phormidium] sp. ETS-05 includes these proteins:
- the rsmI gene encoding 16S rRNA (cytidine(1402)-2'-O)-methyltransferase, giving the protein MVDATKPGILYLVGTPIGNLEDITFRALRILREVDLIAAEDTRHTGKLLHHFQIQKPQISYHEHNLKQRGDQLVAKLLQGENIALVTDAGTPGIADPGTAIVQSCIEAGITVVPIPGPSAAIAALTVAGLPTERFVFEGFLPSKGKPRRERLQAIATETRTIILYEAPHRLVQTLEDLGENLDNQRHLVIARELTKLHEEFWRGSIGQAISHYQLDTKPQGEFTLIIAGKTPTHEPLSEEALKSELENLLKQGMSRSQATQHLSQAAALPRRQIYQLALTIPDPEPPSESN; this is encoded by the coding sequence ATGGTAGATGCAACCAAACCAGGAATTTTATACCTCGTGGGGACACCCATCGGTAATTTAGAAGATATCACGTTTCGGGCTTTGCGGATTTTGCGGGAAGTAGATTTAATTGCCGCCGAAGACACCCGCCATACGGGGAAGCTGCTGCATCACTTCCAAATCCAAAAACCGCAAATTAGCTATCACGAACATAACTTGAAGCAGCGGGGGGACCAATTGGTGGCGAAGCTGCTACAGGGGGAAAATATTGCCCTGGTGACAGATGCGGGGACGCCGGGAATTGCGGACCCAGGGACGGCCATTGTCCAATCTTGTATTGAGGCGGGTATCACGGTAGTACCGATTCCGGGTCCATCGGCAGCGATCGCGGCGTTGACTGTCGCCGGTTTACCCACAGAAAGATTTGTATTTGAAGGCTTTTTACCCAGTAAAGGTAAGCCAAGACGGGAGCGACTCCAAGCGATCGCCACCGAAACCCGCACCATAATTTTATATGAAGCGCCCCACCGCCTAGTCCAAACCCTAGAAGATTTAGGCGAAAACCTAGATAACCAGCGTCATCTGGTCATTGCCAGAGAACTCACCAAACTACATGAAGAGTTTTGGCGAGGTTCGATCGGCCAAGCCATATCTCATTATCAACTGGACACCAAACCCCAAGGCGAATTCACCCTCATCATCGCCGGAAAAACCCCAACCCATGAACCCCTAAGCGAAGAGGCCCTGAAATCAGAACTAGAAAACCTGCTCAAACAGGGAATGTCTCGCTCTCAAGCCACCCAACACCTGTCCCAAGCCGCCGCTCTCCCCCGTCGCCAAATCTATCAGCTTGCTCTGACCATCCCGGACCCAGAGCCACCGTCAGAGAGTAATTGA
- the rimO gene encoding 30S ribosomal protein S12 methylthiotransferase RimO yields MGNKPTIAIAHLGCEKNRIDTEHMLGLLVQAGYQVDTNIEEADYVIVNTCSFIEDARRESVRTLVELAEANKKIAIAGCMAQHFRDQLLAEIPEAVALIGTGDYHKIVETIERVEAGERVKEISDQPTYIADEHTPRYRTTPEPFAYLRVAEGCDYRCAFCIIPHLRGNQRSRPIESIVAEAHQLAAEGVQEIILISQITTNYGMDLYGQPKLAQLLRALGEVDVPWIRIHYAYPTGMTPEVIAAIRDVPNVLPYIDFPLQHSHPEILKLMNRPWQVGVNEGIIDRIKMALPDAVLRTTLIVGFPGETEAHFQHLLQFVQRHEFDHIGVFTFSPEEGTPAYTMSDRVSRKVKDARRKAIMSAQQPISWRKNQTEIGKVVNVLVEQENPQTGELIGRSPRFAPEVDGVVRATGTARLGQIVPVKITGADTYDLYGQVCDFPNL; encoded by the coding sequence ATGGGCAACAAGCCAACAATTGCCATAGCTCATCTAGGCTGTGAGAAAAACCGCATCGACACGGAACATATGCTCGGCTTGCTGGTGCAAGCGGGCTACCAAGTAGATACGAACATCGAAGAAGCCGACTACGTTATCGTCAACACGTGCAGTTTTATCGAAGATGCCCGCCGGGAATCGGTGCGCACTTTGGTGGAACTGGCAGAGGCCAACAAAAAAATCGCGATCGCCGGCTGCATGGCTCAGCACTTCCGGGACCAGCTCCTAGCAGAAATCCCAGAGGCAGTAGCCCTGATCGGCACCGGGGACTATCACAAAATTGTGGAGACGATCGAGCGGGTGGAGGCAGGAGAGCGGGTGAAGGAAATTTCCGACCAACCCACTTATATTGCCGACGAACACACACCGCGCTACCGCACCACGCCGGAACCGTTCGCATACCTGCGGGTGGCGGAAGGGTGCGATTACCGCTGCGCCTTCTGCATCATTCCTCACCTGCGGGGCAATCAACGCTCCCGCCCTATCGAATCGATCGTTGCCGAAGCCCATCAACTGGCGGCTGAAGGGGTGCAGGAAATCATCTTGATTTCCCAAATCACCACTAACTATGGTATGGACTTGTACGGCCAGCCGAAACTGGCGCAATTGCTCCGGGCTTTGGGGGAAGTGGATGTGCCTTGGATCCGGATCCACTACGCCTATCCCACCGGGATGACCCCGGAGGTAATTGCCGCCATCAGGGATGTACCCAATGTTTTACCTTACATTGATTTCCCATTGCAGCACTCTCATCCAGAAATTCTCAAATTGATGAATCGCCCTTGGCAGGTGGGAGTGAACGAGGGTATAATAGACCGCATTAAAATGGCTCTGCCAGATGCGGTTTTGCGAACTACCTTAATTGTCGGGTTTCCAGGAGAAACCGAAGCACATTTCCAACACCTCTTGCAGTTCGTGCAACGGCACGAATTCGACCATATCGGCGTTTTTACATTCTCACCGGAAGAGGGAACCCCTGCTTACACCATGTCCGATCGGGTATCTCGCAAGGTAAAAGATGCTCGCCGTAAAGCCATCATGTCCGCTCAGCAGCCCATCTCCTGGCGGAAAAATCAGACGGAAATCGGTAAGGTAGTAAATGTTCTCGTGGAACAAGAAAACCCGCAAACGGGAGAATTAATTGGCCGCAGCCCTCGGTTTGCCCCAGAAGTTGATGGGGTCGTCCGTGCTACTGGGACAGCCCGTTTGGGTCAAATTGTCCCCGTAAAAATCACCGGTGCTGACACATACGATTTGTATGGTCAAGTTTGCGATTTCCCTAATTTGTAG
- a CDS encoding shikimate kinase: MRVIILGNAGSGKSTMARRIIGTMNIPILSLDEIAWNEGPERKPFTESLRELQRFINHHDQWIIEGCYGDLIEAALPYCTALRFLNPGVQVCVEHCQNRPWEPDKFPSPEAQQAMFAGLITWVKEYEIRDDEYGLQRHRQIFDNFTGAKKEYGAVDAYNQD, encoded by the coding sequence ATGAGAGTTATCATTCTTGGGAATGCAGGCTCCGGCAAAAGCACAATGGCGCGGCGCATTATTGGGACGATGAATATCCCCATCCTGTCATTAGACGAAATTGCCTGGAACGAAGGCCCAGAGAGAAAGCCATTCACCGAGAGCCTCCGAGAGCTTCAGCGATTCATTAATCACCACGACCAATGGATTATCGAAGGATGCTATGGGGACTTAATCGAAGCCGCATTGCCCTACTGCACAGCGTTGCGGTTTCTCAATCCTGGTGTCCAAGTATGTGTAGAACACTGCCAAAACCGCCCCTGGGAACCAGATAAATTTCCTTCCCCCGAAGCCCAACAGGCGATGTTCGCCGGACTCATCACATGGGTGAAAGAGTATGAGATTAGAGATGATGAATATGGCTTACAGCGACATCGCCAGATTTTCGATAACTTCACCGGCGCCAAGAAAGAGTATGGAGCAGTTGATGCCTACAATCAAGACTAA
- a CDS encoding PfkB family carbohydrate kinase: MLRQFLSPGCDHHAAVFAYLSDLGVPHIAITQGENPILYRSHGEDGMVAVPQINPVDTLGAGDIFHGAFCYYILQRDFPSALAAASQVAARSCEFFGTRSWVSDFETGFV; the protein is encoded by the coding sequence TTGCTCCGCCAATTTCTTTCCCCCGGATGCGACCATCACGCCGCCGTTTTTGCCTACTTATCAGATTTAGGCGTTCCCCACATCGCCATTACTCAGGGGGAAAACCCGATTTTATACCGCAGCCACGGCGAGGATGGTATGGTGGCGGTTCCCCAAATCAACCCTGTGGATACTTTGGGGGCTGGGGATATCTTTCATGGCGCTTTCTGTTATTATATCCTCCAACGGGATTTTCCCAGTGCCTTGGCTGCAGCTTCCCAAGTGGCCGCTCGTTCCTGTGAGTTTTTCGGCACCCGCTCTTGGGTGAGTGACTTTGAAACTGGGTTCGTTTGA
- a CDS encoding hemolysin family protein, which translates to MIFLPLHHYLLVTSDTQPLLGNIWIDIGVLAMMLLVSAFFSASETAITSLDNLKLRAIIQEQGDPRRFFTLVLQNRARFITTILIGNNMVNNFSAILTSNVFAIWLGPAGLGVATAVVTFLILVFGEITPKSLAISNPVPYFKFGVPLIHGISRVLSWLGMVQLMENIAQWAIRVVQGNTVPQGESLQDLQLMIEILGGKGKLDIYKHQLLNKALMLDNLSARDVVKPRIEMRTISHEATVPELVRLCLETGYSRVPVQEDSKDRIVGIVHLKKALQALTVTHQQGELGILGMDGGEQEHNLPAPFGSEPVEVNRLAVHPPVTAIMDPPVYVPETKRVADLLKEMLQQRLHMTIVVDEYGGTVGLLTLEDILEELVGEIYDESDFPSRRHGGKNFTVPTEPKHRPTRRDDRILPSSIPGNRHL; encoded by the coding sequence GTGATTTTTCTACCCCTACACCATTACTTGCTTGTCACCTCTGACACCCAACCCCTGTTGGGTAATATATGGATCGATATCGGAGTGCTGGCAATGATGCTGCTGGTTTCCGCTTTTTTCTCTGCATCGGAAACGGCCATCACCTCTCTGGATAATCTCAAACTCAGAGCCATAATTCAGGAGCAGGGGGACCCGCGCCGGTTTTTTACTCTGGTACTGCAAAACCGGGCTCGGTTTATCACGACAATCCTGATTGGCAACAATATGGTGAATAATTTTTCTGCCATCCTCACCAGTAATGTGTTTGCCATCTGGCTCGGTCCGGCTGGCTTGGGGGTAGCAACAGCGGTGGTGACATTTCTCATCCTAGTGTTTGGGGAAATTACCCCCAAGTCCCTGGCGATTAGCAACCCGGTCCCCTATTTTAAATTTGGCGTGCCTCTGATTCATGGGATATCCCGGGTACTGTCTTGGTTGGGGATGGTTCAGCTTATGGAAAATATCGCCCAATGGGCAATTCGCGTGGTGCAGGGGAACACCGTACCCCAAGGCGAATCTTTGCAGGACCTGCAATTGATGATTGAAATTCTCGGTGGGAAGGGGAAGCTGGACATATATAAGCATCAGCTTTTGAATAAGGCTTTGATGCTCGACAACCTCAGCGCTCGGGATGTGGTTAAGCCGAGGATTGAGATGCGAACTATTTCTCACGAAGCCACTGTACCGGAATTGGTCCGGCTTTGTTTGGAAACCGGTTATTCCCGAGTCCCAGTGCAGGAAGATTCTAAAGACCGGATTGTGGGTATCGTTCATCTGAAAAAAGCGCTGCAGGCTTTGACAGTGACGCATCAGCAGGGCGAGTTAGGCATTTTAGGTATGGATGGGGGAGAGCAGGAGCATAATTTACCGGCTCCATTCGGGAGTGAGCCGGTGGAGGTAAATCGTTTGGCGGTTCATCCACCGGTCACGGCAATTATGGACCCGCCGGTGTATGTGCCGGAAACTAAGCGGGTGGCAGATTTGCTTAAGGAAATGCTGCAGCAGCGTCTGCATATGACGATCGTGGTGGATGAATACGGGGGTACTGTGGGTTTGCTGACTTTGGAAGATATTTTGGAGGAACTGGTAGGGGAAATTTACGACGAGAGCGATTTTCCCAGCCGCCGCCACGGGGGGAAAAATTTTACTGTTCCCACCGAGCCAAAACACCGTCCGACCCGCCGGGACGATCGAATTTTGCCGTCTTCCATCCCAGGCAACCGCCACCTTTAA
- a CDS encoding 3'(2'),5'-bisphosphate nucleotidase CysQ, with protein sequence MESKLVAEQLEGMGAIARRVGWGVADILRKYEGAAAAGTLGIREKPDGPVTTADLVASEYILKELRIAFGSENFGYLCEETPNEVPLPKPWVWIIDPIDGTRDFILGTGDYAVHIALAYKGRPVVAVVVLPRAGKLYYAQRGGGTYVETRNGEKTPLHLPGGDGMLTERRFEDLCLVISRNRRHQQWQQLLELLPKQNREYIGSIGCRIAAILEGRADVYISLSGKSAPKDWDLAAPELILTEAGGKFTRVDGTPLRYNGVSLHQWGCLIGSNSLYHEGICDQVLGILAQLEGLWQLEANG encoded by the coding sequence TTGGAGAGCAAACTGGTGGCGGAGCAATTGGAGGGGATGGGCGCGATCGCTCGGCGGGTGGGGTGGGGAGTGGCGGACATTCTCCGCAAATACGAAGGAGCGGCGGCAGCGGGGACTCTAGGCATCCGGGAAAAGCCCGATGGACCAGTGACAACCGCCGATTTAGTAGCGAGCGAGTACATATTAAAAGAACTGAGAATCGCTTTTGGCAGCGAGAATTTTGGGTACTTATGTGAAGAGACTCCGAACGAAGTACCGCTGCCCAAACCGTGGGTATGGATTATTGACCCGATCGATGGGACGAGAGATTTCATCCTCGGAACCGGAGATTACGCGGTTCATATTGCCTTGGCTTATAAAGGCAGACCGGTGGTGGCAGTGGTAGTGTTGCCCAGAGCGGGTAAACTTTACTATGCCCAACGGGGTGGGGGCACTTATGTGGAAACCCGTAATGGGGAAAAAACGCCCTTACACCTGCCTGGGGGGGATGGGATGTTAACCGAGCGTCGGTTTGAAGACTTATGTTTAGTCATCAGTCGCAACCGCCGCCATCAGCAATGGCAGCAACTGCTAGAGTTGCTGCCAAAACAGAACCGGGAATATATCGGCTCTATTGGTTGCCGCATTGCGGCGATTCTGGAGGGGCGAGCCGATGTTTATATTTCTTTATCTGGGAAATCTGCCCCGAAAGATTGGGACTTGGCGGCTCCCGAGCTGATTCTCACGGAAGCCGGGGGTAAGTTTACCCGGGTTGATGGCACACCGCTGAGATATAACGGGGTTTCTTTGCATCAGTGGGGTTGCTTGATTGGCAGCAATAGCCTCTACCACGAGGGCATTTGCGATCAGGTTCTCGGGATATTAGCCCAGTTGGAAGGGCTTTGGCAGCTCGAGGCCAACGGTTAA
- a CDS encoding PfkB family carbohydrate kinase, translated as MSTSPNYRGLFVGLMTWDMVYLAPHFPKSDEKLVAADAAMAAGGPATNAAVCFSYLGNEATVMGSLGQHPIAHLIRSDLESYQVAITDLTPDVTTPPPVSSIIVTANTGDRAVISLNATRTASPASALPPNVLENIDIILIDGHQMAIAAAISSLANTQNIPIVIDGGSWKPGFEQILPFADFVICSANFFPPDATITPPFLPTYQI; from the coding sequence ATGTCAACATCGCCGAATTATCGCGGTTTGTTTGTGGGTTTGATGACTTGGGATATGGTGTATCTCGCCCCCCATTTCCCTAAAAGTGATGAAAAGTTGGTGGCGGCGGATGCAGCGATGGCGGCGGGAGGTCCGGCGACAAATGCGGCGGTGTGTTTCAGCTATTTGGGGAATGAAGCAACGGTGATGGGGTCTCTGGGTCAACACCCGATCGCCCATTTAATTCGCTCTGACTTAGAATCCTACCAGGTGGCCATCACTGATTTAACCCCTGATGTGACTACGCCACCGCCAGTATCTTCTATTATTGTTACTGCCAATACGGGCGATCGAGCGGTAATTTCCCTCAACGCCACCCGGACCGCCTCCCCAGCTTCCGCTCTTCCCCCCAACGTTCTGGAAAATATCGATATTATCCTGATTGACGGCCATCAAATGGCGATCGCCGCTGCCATATCCTCCCTCGCCAATACCCAAAACATCCCCATAGTGATTGATGGTGGTAGCTGGAAACCTGGTTTTGAGCAAATTTTGCCTTTTGCTGATTTTGTCATTTGCTCCGCCAATTTCTTTCCCCCGGATGCGACCATCACGCCGCCGTTTTTGCCTACTTATCAGATTTAG
- a CDS encoding DEAD/DEAH box helicase, translating into MTSSFASLGISETRAKHLETLGFQEPTEIQAQAIPHLLAGRDVAGQAQTGTGKTAAFALPILDTLDTSAPGVQALILTPTRELAVQVTNAFRELGGDRRLRILSVYGGQSIERQVQRLEQGVHIVVGTPGRIIDMLGRQSLKLDNLKWLVLDEADEMLSMGFLDDVERILSHVPDQRQMAFFSATMDMSIRELVQKFLHNPVTVTVKQLKATPKRIEQVVYMVPRGWSKVRALQPILELEDPESALIFVRTRRAAAELTSHLQAGGHSVDEYHGALNQAQRERLLNRFRQQQVRWIVATDIAARGLDIDHLTHVINYDLPDSVESYIHRIGRTGRAGREGKAISLIEGYDRRKLINIERRVRQKLTVTSIPTRSQIEAQQLEKLQNQVLEAIKGERLASFLPIVAKLSEDYEPHAIAAAALQMAYDRTRPTWARTEGDAPNGGLMEDPELPKPKLRLKTSSGDRNS; encoded by the coding sequence ATGACAAGTTCTTTTGCAAGTTTGGGAATTTCTGAAACCAGAGCGAAGCACTTAGAAACACTGGGCTTCCAAGAGCCAACGGAAATTCAAGCCCAAGCCATACCCCACTTACTCGCAGGTCGAGATGTGGCGGGGCAAGCCCAAACGGGCACGGGCAAAACGGCAGCTTTCGCCCTGCCAATTTTGGATACCCTTGATACTTCCGCACCGGGGGTGCAGGCTCTGATTTTGACTCCGACGCGGGAGTTGGCGGTACAGGTGACGAATGCTTTCCGAGAACTGGGGGGCGATCGGCGTCTGCGTATCCTCTCAGTTTATGGCGGTCAATCCATTGAGCGCCAAGTCCAGCGTCTAGAGCAAGGCGTCCATATCGTCGTCGGTACTCCGGGCCGGATTATCGATATGCTCGGACGCCAAAGCCTGAAACTTGACAACCTCAAATGGTTGGTACTCGATGAAGCCGATGAGATGTTGAGTATGGGCTTTCTCGATGATGTGGAGCGCATCCTCAGCCATGTGCCAGACCAGCGGCAAATGGCCTTTTTCTCCGCCACAATGGATATGTCCATCCGTGAGCTGGTGCAAAAGTTCCTCCACAACCCGGTGACTGTTACGGTTAAACAGCTCAAAGCTACTCCGAAGCGGATTGAGCAGGTGGTGTATATGGTGCCCCGGGGTTGGTCTAAAGTCCGCGCCCTGCAGCCGATTTTGGAATTAGAAGACCCAGAATCGGCCTTGATTTTTGTCCGTACCCGTCGGGCCGCTGCTGAACTCACCAGCCACCTGCAAGCTGGCGGTCACAGTGTGGATGAATATCACGGGGCCCTGAACCAGGCCCAGCGGGAGCGGTTGTTAAATCGTTTCCGCCAGCAGCAAGTTCGCTGGATTGTGGCGACGGATATCGCCGCTCGCGGTTTGGATATCGACCACCTCACCCACGTGATTAATTATGATTTGCCCGATAGTGTGGAAAGCTATATCCACCGGATTGGACGCACGGGACGGGCGGGCCGTGAAGGAAAGGCGATTTCTCTGATTGAGGGATACGATCGCCGCAAGCTGATTAATATTGAACGGCGAGTACGGCAAAAGTTGACGGTGACATCGATTCCTACCCGCTCCCAAATCGAGGCGCAGCAGCTAGAAAAACTGCAAAACCAAGTTTTAGAAGCGATTAAGGGCGAGCGTCTGGCTTCTTTCTTGCCGATCGTGGCCAAGCTGAGTGAGGATTACGAACCCCACGCGATCGCCGCCGCTGCTCTGCAAATGGCATACGATCGTACCCGCCCCACCTGGGCACGCACCGAAGGAGATGCTCCCAACGGCGGTTTGATGGAAGACCCCGAGCTACCCAAACCCAAACTGCGACTGAAAACTTCTTCGGGCGATCGCAATAGCTAA
- a CDS encoding Npun_F0813 family protein has product MFILKRQDVEISSIQHPKTGQQIPILNYQGQTFRLINVFSAAQAEEAKAFWRDLTDNRGKACVLLEEPDRYSVWGKIRLEQLGDEPQSGGVAVAPLFTQACLLLLQAVYFDVEDLLGTRQASAFEQEIVQVLQKWRFPQADSPAAVKQLLKIDPLSGGSMPGWQEHHITTFLQELYRMGKEYFGNTSFAEGAVEVLQDMPAGERKQFIEWMNQYPLGKMWGVG; this is encoded by the coding sequence ATGTTTATTCTGAAACGGCAGGATGTTGAAATATCAAGCATTCAGCACCCGAAAACGGGGCAGCAAATTCCGATTCTCAATTATCAGGGTCAGACCTTCCGCTTGATTAATGTTTTCAGTGCAGCACAGGCGGAAGAAGCGAAAGCCTTCTGGCGTGACCTCACTGATAACCGTGGGAAAGCGTGCGTCCTCCTAGAGGAGCCTGACCGATACAGCGTGTGGGGGAAAATTCGCCTCGAACAGCTGGGAGACGAACCACAAAGTGGTGGGGTAGCTGTAGCTCCCCTGTTTACCCAAGCCTGTTTGCTGCTACTGCAGGCGGTGTACTTTGATGTGGAAGATTTGCTCGGCACGAGGCAGGCGAGTGCGTTCGAGCAGGAGATCGTGCAAGTGTTGCAAAAGTGGCGCTTTCCCCAAGCAGACTCACCGGCTGCCGTCAAGCAGTTGCTGAAAATCGATCCCCTCTCTGGTGGATCGATGCCGGGATGGCAAGAACATCATATCACTACTTTTTTGCAAGAACTCTACCGCATGGGCAAAGAATATTTCGGGAATACCAGCTTTGCTGAGGGTGCGGTTGAGGTGTTGCAAGATATGCCTGCCGGGGAACGCAAGCAGTTCATCGAGTGGATGAATCAGTATCCCCTAGGGAAGATGTGGGGAGTTGGTTGA
- a CDS encoding PEP-CTERM sorting domain-containing protein (PEP-CTERM proteins occur, often in large numbers, in the proteomes of bacteria that also encode an exosortase, a predicted intramembrane cysteine proteinase. The presence of a PEP-CTERM domain at a protein's C-terminus predicts cleavage within the sorting domain, followed by covalent anchoring to some some component of the (usually Gram-negative) cell surface. Many PEP-CTERM proteins exhibit an unusual sequence composition that includes large numbers of potential glycosylation sites. Expression of one such protein has been shown restore the ability of a bacterium to form floc, a type of biofilm.), protein MTASPSTSATLPTPTLATTPPLELLSETDSAGTIHVKVDVVPGPTGYIGDLRGVYFNLPGVSGVTLSQGAGSGGPITAATTTGNFGSFSNSADLQGSGATFTGGVEIGRQGISGGDDFQTTSFNISAAGLTLSNFTSQTFGTRMMSVGNASNGRDLSSKTLGTSPSTVASGGGDTTGGGDTTGGGDTTGGGDTTGGGDTAGGGDTTGGGDTTGGGDTTGGGDTAGGGDTTGGGDTTGGGDAQQVPEPLTIAGSLLAGGAIALRRRNGKKVG, encoded by the coding sequence GTGACAGCCTCACCATCAACCTCAGCGACGTTACCAACACCAACACTGGCAACTACCCCACCGTTAGAATTACTCTCCGAGACCGACAGTGCAGGCACCATCCACGTTAAAGTCGATGTCGTCCCCGGTCCTACCGGATATATCGGCGACCTGCGCGGCGTGTACTTCAATCTCCCTGGCGTTAGCGGCGTAACTCTCTCCCAAGGTGCTGGCTCCGGCGGCCCCATCACTGCTGCTACCACTACGGGTAACTTCGGCAGCTTTAGCAACAGTGCTGACCTCCAAGGCTCCGGTGCTACCTTCACTGGTGGTGTGGAAATTGGCCGCCAAGGCATTTCCGGTGGCGATGACTTCCAAACCACCAGCTTTAACATCTCTGCTGCTGGGTTGACTCTGAGCAACTTCACCTCTCAGACCTTCGGCACCCGGATGATGAGCGTGGGTAATGCTAGTAATGGTCGTGATCTGAGCAGCAAAACTCTAGGCACTTCCCCTTCAACTGTGGCTAGCGGCGGCGGCGACACCACTGGCGGCGGCGACACCACTGGCGGCGGCGACACCACTGGCGGCGGCGACACCACTGGCGGCGGCGACACTGCTGGCGGCGGCGACACCACTGGCGGCGGCGACACCACTGGCGGCGGCGACACCACTGGCGGCGGCGACACTGCTGGCGGCGGCGACACCACTGGCGGCGGCGACACCACTGGCGGCGGCGATGCGCAGCAAGTGCCGGAACCTCTGACGATCGCTGGTTCCCTGTTGGCTGGCGGTGCGATCGCATTGCGTCGCCGCAACGGCAAGAAAGTGGGCTAA
- a CDS encoding Nif11-like leader peptide family natural product precursor, whose translation MLDNNAAKIFKSVAEAQAATEKQQAIAHPEKIIKIARQRGYKFSKTQIKKELKQLSEEELASLLNPGVSPRHHLLPR comes from the coding sequence ATGTTAGATAACAACGCGGCGAAAATTTTTAAGTCCGTAGCCGAGGCTCAAGCTGCTACCGAAAAGCAGCAAGCAATAGCCCATCCTGAGAAAATTATCAAAATAGCTCGCCAGCGGGGATACAAGTTCAGCAAAACCCAAATCAAAAAAGAACTAAAGCAACTCTCAGAAGAAGAATTGGCCTCGTTGCTCAATCCCGGCGTATCTCCCCGGCATCATCTATTGCCGAGGTAG